In Euphorbia lathyris chromosome 10, ddEupLath1.1, whole genome shotgun sequence, the DNA window tatgttgatgatttaaatATCATCGGAACTCCTGAAGAGATTTCACATACAGTGGAATATTTgaaaaaagaatttgagatgaaagatcttggaaagacaaaattttggttgggATTGCAAATTGAACATCTGAAAGATGGAATACTTCTGCATCAAACAACATACACAGAAAAGGTGCTTAAGAGATTCTATTTTGATCAGGCACACCCGTTGAGTAGCCCAATGGTTGTAAGATCACTTGATGTGGATAAGGACCCATTCCTTCCTCGGGAAAGCAATGAAGAAGTTCTTGGTCCAGAAGTACCATACTTAAGTGCAATTGGGGCATTGATGTACCTTGCTAGTCATACAAGACCCGACATATCATTTTCTGTGAATTTGTTAGCAAGGTTTAGCTCATGTCCAACCCGAAGGCATTGGAATGAGATTAAACATGTATTCCGTTACCTTCAAGGTACGAAAGATATGGGCTTATTCTTTTCTAACCAGTCCAAAGAGGACTTGATTGGTTTTGCTGATGCAAGATATTTGTCTGATCCTCATACTGCTCGATCACAAACGGGATATGTCAAACCCGACCCTAAACAACATCGGGCAGAACAAAAAGACGAGATAACGAACACATAACCCTTTACAGTACGGTCCCAATTCTAAGTAAAATGACATGTAACTTAATATATAAACCTTTATCCAGTTTATCACCAgtaatttaacaaaaattatCTCATAACTTAATACTATAAAACCGCACCTGGGCATCACAATCAGCAGTAAATTTTATTTCCCATTATCTAATCATCAAACTATTCTTCAAAACCAGTTTCATTCAGCGGTAACATTAAATCTATATTTCTGTCACTTAATTCCTACACTACACGAACAAATGAtattgaaattatatatattagctaATCTCATAGTCTAATAAACTCTTGACAAGTCGAATTATAACTAATTTCCTTTACTTTTGCTCTCTAGTCGTTATTTTATTCTCAAACTCCAATTCTCTCTACAATATTACAAAATCTATAGCTCTATCACAAAATCACACCACACGAATACCACAATCTTAACACTTGTATCTTTACTCTTCTAATCCAATAATCAAATAAACCGAAATAAACATTTTCCTTAAACTCTCAAAGTTAAGGTATCTActtggcttggactcgataatacattattatcaagcttcctacgtatcccgataTTCTGAAAtagggaatcaaagccacgtagttctctTAATCTTAGCATGTCTATCTTTTTACATCTAATACGATACCTACTCTTTTATAATATCAATTTTGACTCTAGTCAAATGTTTATATCCTAAATAATTTACACTCTTAATATCTTCCAACCACTTACGAACTTAAACACtgtaatatttttatcataacaatgatatataaaataaatttatatcatctgattatcttatttcatttatttaatttttattatagtaATTGTTAATTTCACATATTGAACCGAACTCGTTTTCCTCCATAaacaactcttttttttttcaagacaATTCAACTCAGGGTCTAagcaattctttttttttaccataTGGATTTAATTAAAGTACAAACGTATCTTTAACCTAAACAAATCCAAATCAAGTCTTAATTCTAAAACTACTCATTCTACCGGACAAACCCGGTTCAAAAACATCTCAAAGTCCTAAAACGACTTTTTTTACCAAAAACGACTATCATATTTCTAGCATTCACGAATTTCTAATTTTAGCGACTCCAACAATCTAGATGTTCATACGTTCATCTTCTTATAAACTTAAGAAGTTCATAGCACAACTTCCTTATTAATCTATTATTTACCAAGGAAAACAATAGATGAATAAAACATGTAACAGCAACATGTATTGAAAAATATACCAGGAAGTTCATATATGAACTATAGTAATCCTCAATGCAAATCATATAGAAATTCCTATAAGGAAATAAAATATTGATTTCAATTTATAATAAAGAAGGTAGTAGAAACCCTTGAACTAAATATCCCCACAAATCAGACCCTTAAAGCTCTTAATCCAcaaaaatcataaaaagaaGTCATAAATtaccaaaagaaaaacagatAGAACCCGAACAACTAGAATGACTTACCTCCTTACCTGCATGCCCAGATCCGACCAGAGGAGATCTAGAAAAATTCACCGATCTATAACCAATCTCTCCTGAAAAGGGTCATAGAACCAAGAAAAACAAGGAATCTAAGCTAGAAGCTTAATTTTCCACCGGTGAAAGCAAGTGAAACTCACTGAAACCATTCGAAACTAAAAGGAACCGTTCAAATTAGCCGGAACCAAACAGAGATCGACACAGACCGAAATAAAATCCCTCTATGAATGAATAATAAGGTCTATTTCATAGGCAACCATGATCTGAGGAAAAAGAATCGGACCTTCTAGAATCCCTTCGTGTACTCGAGATAGGGAGAGAGAGACAAAGAAAAGAGAGGATACCCGGATAAGAGAAACTCCCCTTTTTAATTCCAATTCCCTAAAATCCAAAATAATCCTTAACAAAATAATCAGTCATTTTCCTACCACATTTTTCCTATATATTTTCCTTTTGTACCCCAAACTTATCTAATTATGATGTTATACATATTAACTTAATATTATAacccttaattaattaatttttttttaaatctaattccATTATATTAAGTTATCTTAATTATAAGAATTTTTCCAACATTAAACAATTGATATAACTCCTTAACATAAAAATAACTCTTATTCTACCTTTTTAACACaaattagttaattattaaactaaaaatattatataaacctaatatcaaattataattaatatttttggacacggacgtgacaggaTATGTGTTTACATGTGGTGATACTGCAATTTCTTGGCGTTCTATGAAGCAAACCATAGCAGCTACTTCTTCTAATCATTCAGAAATTTTAGCTATTCATGAAGCTAGTCGTGAATGTGTATGGTTACGGTCTGTAACTCAACATATTCGAGAAGATTGTGGTCTATCTACCGGAAAAGAAGCTCCAACAGTTCTGTATGAAGATAATGCTGCATGTATTGCACAACTGAAGGAAGGATACATTAAAGGAGATAGAACGAAGCATATCTTACCAAAATTCTTCTTCACCCATGATCTACAAAAGAATGGTAATGTGAAAGTTCAACAGATTCGTTCAAGTGATAATTTGGCGGATTTATTCACCAAGGCGCTTCCAACTGCTACTTTCAAGAAGTTAGTTTATCGCATTGGATTGCGTCGTTGTAAAGATTTTTAGCTATGTATTCATGAGGGGGAGTAAATGCGTGCTGCACTCTTTTCCTTGACCAtggttttttcccactgggttttcctgGTAAGGTTTTTAATGAGGCATCATCCCCAAGCGcatttacttatttttgtataatGGGCATCCAATGGGGAGTGTTATAAATAATGTAATGGATGACCATTATACCCCtgttatatctatatatatgttacACCCATATCTAATAAGATACACACATTTACAACACAAATCAATATTTTACCATTATATATTTGGtatttttatacatatatgAATGAATtggatttttaaaataataagttCCTGAGCAAttcaaaaaataagaaaattgatACATCAAATCTAATGTAGAAACCAGATTAATAAACAAAACAGACTCAAACAATCATATTTGATATTAGACCTAAATTATGTTTATCTAAAACCTATGTTTGAACATCCGGGTCCagtggagatttttctttcttctttaatataagCGCATTGTacgcaaataaaaaaaatcataaaaaaataataatatgtgTTTCAGTTATGTTGTTTGttttgaggaagaaaatgtTCCTGCCTGAAATTGGTAGTCCTATCTATAATATCCTttcattaattattaaaaatattattaagagataatttatcctaaaaataagggatttgttgattaaattaagttattttctttgaatttttatggataaaattttgtgatttgattattttgtaaattttttagaGTGAATGTGTTCTATGTAAATAGCCCTTTATCTATTTTGTTCCCCACAACTCTaaactatttatttttcaaatataatttttaagaaaTCAATGTGGAatttataaaacattaaatttatacttcttTCAGGCTTagcactttttaatttttttatcattcaaCATATCAAAACGAGAAAAATTTAGGTGTTTTAATTTAGCAAATCAACGTTGAACATATAGAAAATTAGATATGTCTACGCTTTTCACATTGgacacttttaatttttagCCACCATATCAAAACGAAGCAGTTTTATTATACTGgatgctaaaaaaaaaaaaatttatcgaGCCCTAACGGACTAGACTTTAAAAAATCACCATAAACTACGGAACTAAATTAGCCCCCCAAGTCTCAAATCCTGGCTCTACACTGTCTGTAACAAGCTGTTTGAATTGCAAGCTGCAGAGCTGAAGTAGGAATAGAGTGTGTGGTTGAAAGCTCCGATTCGTAGAGAAGAGGATCAGGGTAGTTCGAGGTGGCTCAGGTCGAGTCCAATGggcttttatctaaaaatactCAGTCCAATCTGCTGttaatgtcacacccgaccctaaacgacctcaatcggcatcggacgtgaaatagaaagatcataatcaatacttagaagtctccaatttatccaaatatcattatattacaattgcattaccaaaagttctaaccataattctaacaataagcaacaacttccgatCCTTGCCTAAttggtcggtaaccttctctcgaTCATGTATTTTCTTATCTAAAaccattaaaacatttaaaaacgtgagacaaaaatctcagtaagaaactatcagttataaaaaccaactttacttaacatagctacatatatacatttataaagggatttaatccaaaccttataaaatatactcaaaaaataagttcataatatagtcaaagtcgtaaaccaaaaccataaaaatatataatcttgtatccattcttgagtttaaaaccttataaaatattgtaatcaaataagtgttttatcaaaccaactcgtatttaatcaaacataaaatcttatatcaaaatcaattataACCGAAAAcgtaatccaaatgaacttaaaacattgtatccatcatcgagtttctccccttaagtatcaatcgataaccacatatatagtcgagacgtctcttaacattgcctatcccatatggtcttacccgacacttctttgccatacccaataggtctttcagactgtgtacacaggccatgtccctcactgaacatggtcttcaaatataaaaccaccgatccggataactctcgatggatataaaatcataaaattataacgtgctcaaatatcctttcacaatcaaattccaaactatttgataaccaaaaatcatttggcttcaattagccttttgtatcataaaaatcatatttggacttcaacccaaaataataacaacaataaccgcaacagatttctcaatccaaaaacaattcgtaagaaatcatcaaatatatattgaaaccaaaaacatatatgtacagtatatatgtaaatcaaccaaattaagccttaaatcaacataatcaagtaaaatctgaaattcacatagaagcatagtcaatagcttcatttgaaccgtaatttcacaataaaaagcaaaatcgtggaaaaccccaattttataaaatacccgTATAAACCCTGAAATATCCATTTCTGGAAATTtattgattatatatatctatatacataaaactcaaaatatagttgatagttacttaccttggctactaattgaacaaaatacaccTGATCGATTCAccgctaaattctgtctaagacgtttcgcTCCAAATATtgtcgaaactcaaaaactcttcggttcggacttagatctatacataaagatgctatggttccaatttcaagtgattcggacggtcgaatctccgtaaatcgaagaaacggtgaagaacggttcagagaaactgatgataaatataaaaagaaaaaagaaaaagaaaaagaagcagAACATAATCGGTGAATGCTGATGacatttgagatatatatctcaaatatggaaaatatccattttggtccttcatcttatataatcttttaaaaattattctaaacttttaactTATACATAAAACTATCAatttaactccaaactttcccTATAttactaaataaaaatcatacacttaataattataatatatattactatcaagatataaattctaaaaatttagacccggacgtgacaattctccccaccttaagaaatttcgtcctcgaaattcacattctctaatctaaattttcttcctcaaataatcttcaagatcacaaaattatttcaaattatcaagattcctcataatcatcataagaccacaaattctaatgtttccttccattaacttcatcatttacCAATATCGACATCTTAATatactcttagtaactctaaacttcaaccCAGTCAATTCCCtcaccaataaatccacaataaaactttaaatatcatatattcaattttatatgatatgatacactttaTCTTCATATCTTCCTAACACACACCAAATCTCACTTCAATAGAtctaaatcacaattgattgtatcaattatattttacctatctccaagttctacagacttcaaaaatatcacttttgaaccgctaatatatatgatattatatttttcttaaacttcaaataattcgaaTAATGATTTGCTTCAGCATATAATCTTATTTCATCATAATAACAATATgtgtatctataatttttcactcccATCATAATGAATATTAACTCCAAATCAtcattatcaatcaaatataaacctgatatcgataacatatttcctctatgaatatcaccttgacttatttattttcgtaaaatctctataatcaaatccttataataagaaaaatcaatatagatcATTCTTATACCCATCATCCTACATCCCATTAATAACTTCAGataaatttaagtttctcaTCAAACTATATGGATAACAAATACGATTTACTTAAATCGCAATGTGAAAAGCCTAAATTTTAGAATgtcattcaatttctttatttgatctataactactcaatttgatctttatgtaaatttagactataatcctcgaaacttcaatctcttctccaaaccataaaaaACCATATAACCAAGAAAtatagagtacctaaattacgataatcaatgttttttttttctccaaactccaaataatatctttacactcataaaagtcaataaatctataatatcattcgattttcttatttaacctataaacactcaatttgatccttatataaacttaaaccataatcacacacTTCACatatcctcttatatcatatttatctcttaatttcctatCTCAAACCGTGCTTAAGATCAGcaaaatttgtcctcaaaattcatatcttaattatgtcctcaaacatcaaatatattctctcactttacttctcattgatcactaacatcggtatctctctaaacatcatttatataactcccaataattctaaacctcaagtCACTGAAGTTCACCAATAAAACAGTAATTAAATTTCAGATCTCATCAACTTCCAAACCCATTAAATGAAATCTCCATATTTTATATTTCTCAATGTcatatctattatcttcaatttatcactttatcatttcctcaatCCCCTATAATCCTAAGAAGACCAACTTATCATGTAAACTAGTAGCaatgtctctcaaataaggagaaaaatcaaagcaaaaaccaaattctggtttaacactaaaatgaccaacatatgccgttttcagcataactttttcatacggagtccgattaaggcgattcaaaaacctttggaaacgtaagacaaaaataaagaagtttcatttaggactctatgacagattcggcctctatttggtcgaaaaatgcatcacaagattcagatacgaatctgattttccagcagcacctatattgacaattctctattatctATAGCTCAACGTTATCATTTACTCATATCTCATCTATATATGATTGTAAGgtaactattaaactctcaaatatcaactCCAAGTCATACTTAATATCATGTATGTAATCCATATCGCCAAATATCATACACCTAATATTTttgctaaccatcaaatctcatttctacccctcattagctagttactcaatcctcgaaaacttccaaattatttcttagctttcaccaaatattcatatttctCAATGattatcgattatttcttagctatcaccaaatatcgatattcctcaattactatcaacctcaggtccgaagaatttaacctagagctctgataccaaactgtcacacccgaccctaaacgacctcaatcggcatcggacgtgaaatagaaagatcataatcaatacttagaagtctccaatttatccaaatatcattatattacaattgcattaccaaagttctaaccataattctaacaataagcaacaacttccgatccgtgcctaatcggtcggtaaccttctctcgaTCATGTATTTTCTTACCTAAAaccattaaaacatttaaaaacgtgagacaaaaatctcagtaagaaactatcagttataaaaaccaactttacttaacatagctacatatatacatttataaagggatttaatccaaaccttataaaatatactcaaaaagtaagttcataatatagtcaaagtcgtaaaccaaaaccataaaaatatataatcttgtatccattcttgagttcaaaaccttataaaatattgtaatcaaataagtgttttatcaaaccaactcgtatttaatcaaacataaaatcttatatcaaaatcaattataACCGAAAAcgtaatccaaatgaacttaaaacattgtatccatcctcgagtttctccccttaagtatcaatcgataaccacatatatagtcgagacgtctcttaacattgcctatcccatatggtcttacccgacacttctttgccatacccaatagatctttcagactgtgtacacaggccatgtccctcactgaacatggtcttcaaatataaaaccaccgatccggataactctcgatggatataaaatcataaaattataacgtgctcaaatatcctttcacaatcaaattccaaactatttgataaccaaaaatcatttggcttcaattagcccttttgtatcataaaaatcatatttggacttcaacccaaaataataacaacaataaccgcaacagatttctcaatccaaaaacaattcgtaagaaatcatcaaatatatattgaaaccaaaaacatatatgtacagtatatatgtaaatcaaccaaattaagccttaaatcaacataatcaagtaaaatctgaaattcacatagaagcatagtcaatagcttcatttgaaccgtaatttcacaataaaaagcaaaatcgtggaaaaccccaattttataaaatacccgTATAAACCCTGAAATATCCATTTCTGGAAATTtattgattatatatatctatatacataaaactcaaaatatagttgatagttacttaccttggctactaattgaacaaaatacaccTGATCGATTCAccgctaaattctgtctaagatgTTTCGCTTCAAATATtgtcgaaactcaaaaactcttcggttcggatttagatctatacataaggatgctatggttccaatttcaagtgattcggacggtcgaatctccgtacatcgaagaaacggtgaagaacggttcagagaaactgatgataaatataaaaagaaaaagaaaaagaagcagGACATGAATCGGTGGATGCTGATGacatttgagatatatatctcaaatatagaaaatatccattttggtccttcatcttatataatcttttaaaaattattctaaacttttaatttacacataaaactatcaatttaactccaaactttcccTATAttactaaataaaaatcatacacttaataattataatatatattactatcaagatataaattctaaaaatttagaCCCGGACGTGACAGTTAATTTAGACGGGTTCAGGTTCAAAAATTAAATTCCCAGTTCATCACATATAAGTCCACTTaaatatatacagtaaaacctctataaattaataaactctttaaaataataattttttctgGTCCCGAGttgggccagttcaaaaaatgatcaattttaataaattaataagataataattttctagaaccaccctttataaatacattgtattattagctctataaattaataatttctcaaatacatatgcgaaatatatatagatatatatatacttaggataatttagcaaaatatgaatctatagtattttgttttttcttgaaatttaaatctagttaaATTTTCATCTCTAACCATTCTTAGTGCATTCAAAAGTGCTGGTGTATCTTTGTCAAATTGtacaaaaaattgtaaagagtggATGATGCTACAATTGCTTCCTTTCTTGTGACTGGTTTCAAAGGTACTGAATCATCATCAGCTTCatcaattgaattttgcataACGCTCGACACAATTTTTTCTAAACTTTGGACTTATAagcattcattgttttcacctGGATAATCCTATATTTGATTGACATCCATTGGATTGTGGTAACCAAGCTGACCAATCATTCCCTCAAGTTCATAAATGTCTTCAATGGTTGCTTCCTCTAAATTCGATTGTGACAAATTCATTAGAAGTCTATTTTTGGTATGCTTTGAAACAACacttaatataaatttatatagtaattcattaattatgatacattgaatatttttaacataaatacaatgaactttcaagttcaattaacttatataatgcacattttaattttatttgttcattaattttagacaaaaactttatttaaattagtaatttaaaatttatttttaaaaaaatttaaaatcactctataaattaataattattaatttatcgattaattaataactctctaaattaataaaattctatggtcccaacattattaatttagcGATTAATTTTctgctccatcatccaatggtgaaaactacatcaagtaacggtactttgtaaaaagcaaagtaaccatagcggacaCCTTTACGCTTTACGGTATGTatcattttaataataaaaattaaatttatacttaaatataaatattaatttacatattatttttataaattttaaacagGCTTTAACAGCTGTAGATCGggcctaaaaataaattttcatcttgAAACCCGGCCCATGAACAGATTTGATGTAAATACAGCAAACTGAGAGTGAAGTCGAAATTGGTAGAAAAACCAAAAGCAAAGAAAGTAGAAATTGCGAAGAGAGAAACATGGGCGAATTGATGCATCAATGGGCTGATCTCCCAAAGGATCTCCTCCAAAACATCGCCGAACGCTTTAATTCCCTCCTAGATTTTCTCCCGTTGCGCGCAGTCTGCACTTCATGGCGATCTTCCCTAACTTTGCCTTCATTTGTCGAAGAAATTCCTCGTCTCACCTTCAAACTTCTTGACCCCCTCGAAGAAGAGTTTGTTCTCTTCAAAACCTCCATATATCGAGTGGAACTCACCAATCGTACTCCTAATTCATCAAAGGGCTGGTTAACTCAGATTCGCCACACTAAAACAGGGAAACTGCAGCTTTCACATCCAATTTCAGGCGCTCAAATCAGGTATTCTTCGATCCCTTTCATCTCATCATCGGAGCCTCGATTTGTTCAATTACATGAATCATTTAATCTCGAATCAATTAAGCCCGATCACTATACCGATCCCGATGATCCCTATCACATTCCGGGAGTAGGTTTTAAGGCGATAGTCCCAAGTTCTGCGACCTGGGCTACAAACTTTGTTGCTTTTATAGCCATGATTGAAGGATTGTGGTTTTGGGACTCTAGGGATGAAGATTGGAAGTTTTTGTATGTGGATGATAATGATAATAGATGCTACTACCATGATATTATTGAATTCAAAGGTCAAGTTTATGCTGTTGATAAGTTAGGTACTGTGTTCTGGATCAATCCTGTTCCCTTGAGCTCGATTCAATATTCACCTATGCTTATTAATGGTAATGGAAACCGGAAGTTTCTGGTAGAATCTTGTGGTGATCTATATGTAGTTGATATGTATGTAGGTGATGATTATCTATACAAGGAAACAGACGTTGATTTCAAAGTGTATAAGTTAGATGAAGATGAGAATGGGGGATGGTTGGAAGTGAAATGTTTAGGTGATCATATGTTTGTTGTGAAtagggatttttctttctctatttCGTCTTCTGAGTTTGTTGGGGGGAAACCGAATTGTATTTACTTCACCGATTATGTACACGGACAAGGATTGCTCTTCTGCCTGGAGGATGGTAGCGTTCAGAAACTTAAATCATTTCCTGAGATATTCTTGTCACCCAAACACTAG includes these proteins:
- the LOC136208238 gene encoding F-box protein At2g26160-like: MGELMHQWADLPKDLLQNIAERFNSLLDFLPLRAVCTSWRSSLTLPSFVEEIPRLTFKLLDPLEEEFVLFKTSIYRVELTNRTPNSSKGWLTQIRHTKTGKLQLSHPISGAQIRYSSIPFISSSEPRFVQLHESFNLESIKPDHYTDPDDPYHIPGVGFKAIVPSSATWATNFVAFIAMIEGLWFWDSRDEDWKFLYVDDNDNRCYYHDIIEFKGQVYAVDKLGTVFWINPVPLSSIQYSPMLINGNGNRKFLVESCGDLYVVDMYVGDDYLYKETDVDFKVYKLDEDENGGWLEVKCLGDHMFVVNRDFSFSISSSEFVGGKPNCIYFTDYVHGQGLLFCLEDGSVQKLKSFPEIFLSPKH